One genomic window of Cercospora beticola chromosome 5, complete sequence includes the following:
- a CDS encoding mitochondrial 54S ribosomal protein uL22m (BUSCO:EOG09264LC7~antiSMASH:Cluster_15) — translation MSGAGPARRLASRCTFCSPLPIRTIQHQQRRTAVTDFFKRGASASQPDNEKPKSDNPFLDEFKRKNPGTPTPQGPDMPQTMPQQGDIASSSIFEDERRIAAQRERDAEGEGEQARNPAHILRVTQPDPNARERWERKKVIQMIRNGGRLSKAQYLKRTEREHLVKSHNMKTSVKKLGMIARQIAGKTIDDAIIQMRFSKKKVAQEVLKQLEQARDEAIVMRGMGLGKVKASDDAEILDASADSVLESVTKSDASKKVEIQLKDGKRHKIEDRSNIYIDQAWVGRGPYGQLPDYRARGRMFVMRTPWTSLSVVLKEEATRIREHAEREAKRRKEVTEKVWVPLPDRPITTNRQWYSW, via the exons ATGAGTGGTGCAGGACCCGCGAGGCGCTTGGCCTCGAGAT GCACATTTTGCAGCCCGCTGCCCATTCGGACCatccagcatcagcagcgccGGACTGCAGTGACAGACTTCTTCAAACGTGGTGCATCCGCCTCACAGCCCGACAATGAGAAGCCAAAATCAGACAATCCCTTTCTGGACGAGTTCAAAAGGAAGAACCCAGGCACGCCGACTCCCCAAGGACCGGACATGCCACAGACCATGCCGCAACAGGGAGACATTGCTTCATCGTCCATTTTCGAAGACGAGCGCCGCATAGCAGCCCAACGAGAGCGAGACGCCGAGGGCGAGGGGGAGCAAGCCAGGAATCCCGCTCATATTTTGCGAGTGACCCAGCCCGACCCAAACGCGCGCGAACGATGGGAGCGAAAAAAAGTCATTCAGATGATCAGAAATGGTGGGAGGCTGTCCAAGGCGCAATACCTCAAACGCACCGAAAGGGAGCATCTTGTTAAGAGCCACAACATGAAGACTTCGGTCAAGAAACTCGGCATGATTGCGAGGCAAATTGCGGGGAAGACCATCGACGATGCCATCATTCAAATGCGcttcagcaagaagaaagtcGCGCAAGAGGTCTTGAAGCAGTTGGAGCAGGCGCGCGATGAAGCTATCGTGATGCGCGGCATGGGTCTGGGGAAAGTCAAGGCTTCAGATGATGCGGAGATCCTCGATGCCTCCGCCGATTCAGTGCTGGAGAGTGTAACAAAGTCGGATGCGTCAAAGAAGGTTGAAATCCAGCTCAAAGACGGCAAGAGACACAAGATCGAGGACCGCTCAAATATCTACATCGACCAAGCGTGGGTGGGACGGGGACCATATGGACAACTGCCCGACTACAGGGCAAGAGGGCGCATGTTCGTCATGCGCACACCGTGGACAAGCCTGAGTGTAGTGCTCAAGGAGGAAGCGACGAGAATACGAGAACATGCTGAGCGTgaggcgaagaggaggaaggaggtTACTGAGAAGGTCTGGGTGCCATTGCCAGACAGGCCCATCACGACCAACAGACAGTGGTACAGCTGGTAA
- a CDS encoding uncharacterized protein (antiSMASH:Cluster_15~MEROPS:MER0034664), translating into MSRPTTDKQPYKLECDSLGCIEGTTLFRSSDKAELLTYFGGLPYALPPVGQYRFRQARPLPEEYRYGTKVNPGRFQNSAAVCPQPGWRSDEETAQWDENCLQLNIYIPAGKRPEAGWPVYFYIHGGFLQWGSPNFGPESLVPLLAETAFEAIIVAPAYRVNVFGFIASTELRDEARAFGEPTGNQGFWDQRLALEWTSRNIEAFGGNAQNITIGGYSAGSHSVFQQLAHELYFVPDDKAIINRAIMWSNSPGVQAKGIDEQQKQFDELLEKLNISKSLPPQEKLRQLRAKPAIDIVNANNEMQYSEFRATSDDHFVSKNLVANINSGDFGRRMKARGIKLMNGECRDEHSLYQTWRTPSPSFDSVYRRLCADYPEQAVKKLMHATCGEQHALPQGCKDWSEAFGKLYANMQVHCLERGFHNALVNAGMIPGKDLLRYRFDWRAKCVDAFLPLEWGVTHATDMSIWFWGLEYGDGITDEEKQLLKPWNEAFAAFVKGDEVPWGTSNVKEMLRLRDDGKTDIWTDDRWEEGLQIWDAVNGDAASGLLGWIKSKL; encoded by the coding sequence ATGTCTCGCCCCACGACAGACAAGCAACCTTACAAGCTCGAATGTGATTCTTTAGGGTGTATCGAGGGCACGACATTATTCAGATCCTCGGACAAGGCCGAATTGCTTACCTACTTTGGTGGTCTGCCATATGCATTACCTCCAGTAGGACAATACAGATTCCGGCAGGCTCGACCACTACCGGAGGAATATCGGTATGGCACTAAAGTCAACCCAGGACGCTTCCAGAATAGTGCCGCAGTCTGCCCTCAGCCAGGCTGGCGATCGGATGAAGAAACAGCGCAATGGGATGAAAACTGCTTGCAATTGAATATTTATATTCCTGCTGGCAAACGCCCAGAAGCGGGTTGGCCGGTTTACTTTTACATACATGGCGGGTTCCTGCAATGGGGTTCACCAAACTTTGGTCCGGAATCTCTCGTCCCTCTGCTAGCCGAGACTGCTTTTGAGGCAATTATTGTTGCCCCTGCATATCGCGTCAATGTATTTGGCTTCATCGCAAGCACAGAGCTCCGTGATGAAGCTCGAGCGTTTGGCGAGCCGACTGGCAATCAAGGGTTCTGGGACCAAAGGCTGGCACTGGAGTGGACCTCGCGGAATATTGAGGCTTTTGGAGGCAATGCGCAGAACATCACAATCGGTGGCTACTCGGCCGGATCTCACAGTGTCTTTCAGCAGCTCGCTCACGAACTCTACTTCGTCCCAGATGACAAAGCGATCATTAATCGGGCCATCATGTGGTCGAACAGTCCTGGCGTGCAGGCCAAAGGGATAGATGAGCAACAGAAGCAATTCGACGAgttgctggagaagctcaatATTTCCAAGTCTCTGCCGCCTCAGGAGAAGCTGCGTCAGCTGAGAGCAAAACCAGCCATCGACATTGTGAATGCAAACAATGAGATGCAATACTCAGAGTTCCGAGCAACTTCGGACGATCATTTCGTGTCGAAAAACTTGGTGGCAAACATCAACTCGGGCGACTTCGGCAGACGTATGAAGGCAAGAGGCATCAAGTTGATGAATGGTGAGTGCAGAGATGAGCACTCCTTATACCAAACGTGGAGAACGCCTTCTCCATCGTTCGACTCAGTGTATAGGCGCTTATGCGCCGATTATCCTGAGCAGGCTGTAAAGAAATTGATGCATGCCACGTGCGGCGAGCAACATGCTTTGCCACAGGGATGCAAAGATTGGTCGGAGGCTTTTGGAAAGCTTTACGCCAATATGCAAGTGCATTGTCTCGAACGAGGGTTTCACAACGCGCTTGTCAATGCTGGAATGATTCCAGGAAAGGATCTACTGCGATACAGATTCGACTGGAGAGCGAAGTGCGTGGACGCTTTTCTCCCTCTCGAATGGGGCGTCACCCACGCGACAGATATGAGCATCTGGTTCTGGGGATTGGAGTATGGAGATGGTATCACAGATGAGGAGAAGCAGTTGCTGAAGCCGTGGAATGAGGCTTTCGCGGCGTTTGTTAAAGGCGATGAAGTGCCGTGGGGCACGAGCAATGTCAAAGAGATGCTGAGATTACgcgacgatggcaagacCGATATTTGGACCGACGATAGATGGGAAGAGGGCCTTCAGATATGGGATGCTGTCAACGGCGATGCTGCCAGTGGCTTGCTGGGATGGATAAAGTCTAAGCTGTAA
- a CDS encoding uncharacterized protein (antiSMASH:Cluster_15) — MDINALLSPDDGARSARSPSTPSAAAATPPAATPPAARAPAAESPPAVQRGKRPAGGKRTASGLSQELSRSPERRVSPQARPPAHATGAAAFSQQQQQQQQYHASAPAPPNFRPLPPTSNPVQVSEHHPQYAYSQRPSVAHRPSSTPQVEKLTDFPSPHKRQQTSRTYSDNILPKQVQARPPAHHHTLRDSAPPVVRTISRQSLADLTMAEAPAQTPPPREFTSNALSEEESHRVSELLAYLRDNSYAYQYHVELINLLHKGFRAHVSSPVGAQHGAQPGEPRTYALLTEMRQAREAMDSRFAVGEAIWVDWLNDEILTAKNTEERMAVLELCQKAVADEPASVKLWQMYVDYVSNSYEACHDLRETIERDWTPEDKEMCKELFTRDLVMTVLEQAAAATQWRMDESHVLWNRFAKAVYEQLPQQPSQADITPIHNIFLGRLKTPQTQWPDTMQLYWPIVSRFEGANWEAAIAHINQQAEPAKACFAIREDHEFKLQRAIESGDASNIHHQMERYLKDEKYYSLKPKTAGPFDYELRCALFERAVLFEPTNLEWWLDYIDFLVTDPKSTSLLSVIERATRHCPWSGELWARRILRADVEQQSRDDIGNIKHRATNTGLLDVGGLEEYVKMLEEWCSYLRRYAFRQTSTEDDIDTAEFGIHSTLEDVHEAGKRIYGQEFEGDPLFRLEQIQIKFYVEAKRFDQAREIYKTLATRLGGSYDFWSKYYHFELRLWASDRIREERRVERPDNAPTLASQVVKEALRQRNIDFPDRVLQLYTNHFQQHESGVALQHALAAAREFNKKLAAQRTKEQEEAQAVAAQQQEQLAVAAEVLETGNTPAGEKRKREDEPTNGDVAKKVKPTLETVPEEARNEPSASASAQIKRDREHNTITVKNMPPSISEGEIKKFFRDCGTLLSISIVQDKEGSSASAVVEFESEDDVKAAKTRTGKEIGGYEIRIQSGSGSTLYVTNYPAEYDEEAIRGLFKKYGEIVAVRLPSLKYNSRRRFAYVQFLSAEMARAAEEAMDGKKLDGLHTLLAKIADPDAKKQRAGPQSEGREIIVKNSDREASETQIREFFGQYGQIERINLVKLVNNRATGTVFITYTTAEGATAALEGANNTPFHDRILKVELVQPKGRAAAPHERAGREDVIVKQDKASATPEPASNGARRGSDISMQSANQDDESHKNVKERKIAIFHLPDTVNDARIRTAMEQYGPITKIQLRREKQGAIVEFKDVKDAFRVRTGVDVSSLGPEASTGDVGDLLAKQSRKKNGDLRGTGADVSNPGAKPAFVPPQATRPGGARGGRRGGLGFKRGGFSSGNSRSDAAGSNSEEAGTAKKSNNDFRAMLEASKKKDERNGE; from the exons ATGGACATTAATGCGTTGCTGTCGCCAGACGACGGAGCACGATCTGCGAGAAGTCCTTCCACTCcgagtgctgctgctgcgacgccGCCTGCTGCGACGCCGCCTGCTGCGAGggcgccagcagcagaatcaCCGCCTGCGGTGCAGAGAGGGAAACGGCCCGCCGGTGGCAAACGCACTGCGTCCGGATTGAGCCAAGAGCTCTCGCGGTCGCCAGAAAGGCGTGTATCACCGCAGGCGCGGCCTCCAGCGCACGCGACAGGAGCTGCGGCCttttcgcagcagcagcaacagcagcagcaatatcACGCGTCGGCGCCCGCGCCGCCCAACTTCAGGCCGCTCCCGCCCACCAGCAATCCCGTGCAGGTATCCGAGCACCACCCGCAATATGCATACTCACAACGGCCATCGGTAGCCCATCGCCCATCGTCCACGCCGCAGGTGGAAAAGTTGACCG ATTTTCCTTCGCCGCACAAGCGTCAACAAACATCGCGCACGTATTCCGACAACATCCTGCCCAAACAGGTGCAAGCACGCCCTCCGGCACATCACCATACGCTGAGGGACTCGGCGCCTCCCGTCGTGCGAACCATCTCGCGCCAGAGCCTGGCGGATCTCACAATGGCCGAAGCACCTGCCCAAACTCCTCCGCCACGCGAGTTCACATCAAACGCGCTGTCAGAAGAGGAATCGCACCGAGTCTCAGAGCTGCTCGCCTATCTGCGCGACAACTCCTATGCCTATCAGTATCACGTGGAGCTGATCAACCTTCTGCACAAAGGTTTCCGTGCTCACGTCTCTTCGCCTGTAGGTGCTCAACATGGAGCGCAGCCAGGTGAGCCCCGCACGTACGCGCTACTGACCGAAATGAGACAAGCGAGAGAAGCGATGGACTCGCGTTTCGCAGTCGGCGAAGCCATCTGGGTCGACTGGCTCAATGATGAGATCCTCACTGCCAAAAACACCGAGGAGCGCATGGCAGTCTTGGAGCTTTGTCAGAAAGCCGTTGCGGACGAGCCAGCTTCTGTCAAGCTCTGGCAAATGTACGTGGACTATGTTTCCAACAGCTATGAGGCTTGCCACGACCTGCGCGAGACCATTGAACGTGACTGGACGCCTGAAGACAAGGAGATGTGCAAGGAACTCTTTACTCGGGATCTGGTCATGACAGTGCTCGAACAAGCGGCTGCAGCCACACAATGGCGCATGGACGAGAGCCATGTTCTGTGGAACCGATTCGCTAAAGCTGTCTACGAGCAGCTTCCTCAGCAGCCGTCGCAGGCTGACATAACACCCATACACAACATATTTCTCGGTCGTCTGAAAACACCTCAAACACAATGGCCAGACACGATGCAACTGTACTGGCCGATCGTGTCACGCTTCGAGGGCGCGAACTGGGAGGCTGCTATTGCACATATCAACCAACAGGCGGAGCCTGCCAAAGCGTGCTTTGCGATACGGGAGGACCACGAGTTCAAACTCCAGCGGGCGATTGAAAGCGGTGATGCCTCGAACATCCATCACCAAATGGAGCGGTATCTCAAAgacgagaagtactattctcTCAAGCCAAAAACTGCAGGACCCTTCGATTATGAGTTACGCTGTGCTCTTTTTGAGCGTGCCGTTCTATTTGAGCCGACAAATCTTGAGTGGTGGCTGGACTACATCGACTTTTTGGTAACGGATCCGAAGTCCACCTCGCTGTTGTCAGTCATCGAGCGCGCCACTCGCCATTGCCCCTGGTCAGGAGAGTTGTGGGCGAGACGCATATTGCGCGCGGATGTTGAACAACAATCTCGAGACGACATTGGCAACATCAAACATCGTGCCACCAACACTGGCTTGCTCGATGTAGGAGGTCTTGAGGAGTATGTGAAGATGCTGGAAGAGTGGTGCAGCTACCTGCGTAGGTACGCGTTCCGGCAGACAAGTACAGAGGACGATATCGACACAGCTGAATTTGGCATTCACTCGACCCTTGAAGACGTACACGAGGCTGGCAAGCGGATCTACGGTCAGGAGTTTGAAGGCGATCCTTTGTTCCGACTGGAACAGATTCAAATCAAGTTCTACGTCGAAGCTAAGCGTTTCGATCAGGCAAGAGAAATCTACAAGACTCTGGCAACTCGTCTTGGAGGATCTTACGATTTCTGGAGCAAATATTACCATTTTGAACTGCGCTTATGGGCTTCGGACCGGATACGTGAGGAGCGGAGAGTGGAGAGGCCGGATAACGCACCCACGCTCGCATCGCAGGTCGTCAAGGAAGCCCTGCGACAACGCAATATCGATTTCCCAGATCGGGTATTGCAACTCTACACTAACCACTTTCAGCAGCACGAATCTGGAGTTGCACTCCAGCACGCCTTGGCCGCTGCAAGGGAGTTCAATAAGAAGCTCGCAGCTCAGCGTACAAAGGAACAGGAAGAAGCACAAGCCGTTGCCGCACAACAGCAAGAACAGCTCGCCGTTGCAGCCGAAGTGCTGGAAACAGGCAATACCCCTGCtggggagaagagaaagcgtGAAGACGAACCCACCAATGGCGACGTTGCCAAAAAGGTCAAGCCCACACTGGAGACCGTTCCGGAGGAAGCACGCAATGAGCCTTCCGCTTCAGCCAGCGCACAAATCAAGCGCGACCGTGAGCACAACACAATCACGGTCAAGAATATGCCGCCCAGCATTTCTGAAGGCGAGATCAAGAAGTTTTTCCGCGACTGTGGCACACTACTATCGATCAGTATCGTTCAAGACAAGGAAGGGTCGTCAGCTTCTGCCGTGGTTGAGTTCGAGTCCGAGGACGATGTGAAGGCTGCTAAGACTCGGACCGGGAAAGAGATTGGAGGATATGAAATTCGCATCCAGAGCGGCTCAGGAAGTACTCTCTACGTCACAAATTATCCAGCCGAGTACGACGAGGAGGCGATTCGAGGACTCTTCAAGAAATATGGCGAGATTGTGGCCGTACGTCTGCCATCACTGAAATACAACTCTCGGCGCCGTTTTGCGTATGTCCAATTCCTCAGCGCTGAAATGGCCAGAGCTGCTGAGGAAGCTATggatggcaagaagcttgACGGCTTGCATACACTTTTGGCTAAGATTGCCGATCCTGATGCCAAGAAACAACGCGCTGGCCCACAAAGTGAAGGACGCGAGATCATTGTGAAGAACTCCGATCGTGAGGCCTCGGAGACACAGATTCGCGAGTTCTTTGGCCAATACGGCCAGATTGAACGAATCAATCTCGTGAAGCTGGTCAACAACAGGGCGACAGGAACGGTATTCATCACATACACCACAGCTGAAGGAGCCACAGCGGCTCTTGAAGGTGCGAACAACACTCCGTTCCATGACAGAATCTTGAAGGTGGAACTGGTACAACCGAAAGGACGTGCCGCTGCACCACATGAGCGAGCTGGACGTGAGGACGTCATCGTGAAACAGGACAAAGCATCCGCGACACCTGAGCCAGCCAGTAATGGTGCTCGCCGTGGTTCGGATATCTCCATGCAGTCCGCAAATCAGGATGACGAGTCGCACAAGAACGTGAAAGAGCGCAAAATCGCGATTTTCCACTTGCCAGACACCGTCAACGATGCGCGTATCCGAACTGCAATGGAGCAATATGGTCCCATCACCAAGATTCAACTTCGGCGCGAGAAGCAGGGAGCGATTGTCGAATTCAAGGACGTCAAGGATGCTTTCCGTGTCCGCACTGGTGTCGATGTGAGCAGCCTTGGACCAGAGGCAAGCACCGGCGATGTTGGCGACCTGCTCGCAAAGCaaagcagaaagaagaatggTGATCTACGGGGTACGGGCGCGGACGTCTCGAATCCTGGAGCCAAGCCTGCGTTTGTTCCGCCACAGGCAACACGTCCAGGTGGTGCACGAGGAGGCCGTAGAGGAGGGCTTGGATTCAAGCGAGGTGGATTCTCGAGTGGCAATTCCAGGAGCGATGCTGCTGGTTCCAACTCTGAAGAGGCGGgcacggcgaagaagagcaataaCGATTTTCGTGCTATGTTAGAGGCGAGTAAAAAGAAGGATGAGCGAAATGGAGAGTAG
- a CDS encoding uncharacterized protein (antiSMASH:Cluster_15), producing MTAQTYTTMPGLLPAPGYQQRSAPNDQAQPRLAYFITRPNGFAIPLIPADELPFTIKLQNVPRILDPQDTYGMQYVGTTPYAGTTFKLDGLGSTDFQRSGSPPTSVPFHARGHSATGVKQYLAPDALARQVFATTPHAAVSGIDSNTSRPPSAHETAKSWRRNDPTESTDPTQSVIDAILRSKAGAETAERVGYRSRDTTPPPSGIVPDQDKKVFCTHWIMTGDCKFVQQGCRYKHEMPSEAKLKELGIRHTPRWWLEHNAAIRLGGARNVAGPSLKPLEMLRKGDDADSESSSDGPDESDSEVEVVLSLADKKALLNSKGVTNNDVVRKPIIKAPVELKSPVVPPTRPSSPVTVTEKPKDARKPSTTSDLIDFAPLLPSTATTTAPPTATTSRPKRDYNLRGGPTTTCTPTTTSLSITNPPQTPPTTAKKTTKVFVPAGESPDHHIADMKKRERSTRIKQQPSRTPSPTHPRPIIPNTTKTLITKSGPVGLQASKHAPPPPPGSISSDSNKSSPSPAKRNKAGSRIRRPATSSATATSPASPSPTVAAAVNAGAGAEKKDK from the coding sequence ATGACCGCTCAGACCTACACCACGATGCCTGGTCTCCTGCCAGCACCTGGCTATCAGCAACGCAGCGCCCCCAACGACCAAGCCCAGCCTCGCCTGGCTTATTTCATCACTCGACCCAATGGCTTCGCCATCCCTCTCATTCCCGCCGATGAGCTGCCATTTACGATCAAGCTGCAAAATGTGCCTCGCATTCTCGACCCTCAAGACACGTACGGCATGCAGTACGTAGGCACAACTCCTTACGCTGGCACCACGTTCAAGCTTGATGGTCTTGGATCTACCGATTTTCAGCGTAGCGGTAGCCCGCCAACGAGTGTGCCGTTTCACGCTCGTGGCCACAGTGCCACTGGTGTCAAGCAGTATCTCGCACCAGATGCGCTGGCTCGACAGGTCTTCGCCACCACTCCTCACGCTGCTGTCAGCGGTATCGACAGCAACACCAGCCGGCCGCCATCTGCTCACGAGACTGCAAAGTCGTGGCGTCGCAACGATCCGACCGAATCCACTGACCCAACCCAAAGCGTTATCGATGCAATTCTGCGCTCCAAGGCTGGGGCAGAGACTGCTGAGCGAGTGGGCTATCGCAGCAGAGACACTACTCCACCGCCATCTGGGATCGTGCCTGACCAGGACAAGAAGGTCTTCTGTACGCACTGGATCATGACTGGCGATTGCAAATTCGTTCAACAGGGCTGTCGGTACAAGCATGAGATGCCGTCCGAGGCGAAGCTGAAAGAGTTGGGAATTCGTCATACGCCGAGATGGTGGTTGGAGCATAACGCAGCTATCAGGCTTGGAGGAGCGAGAAATGTGGCCGGTCCGTCGTTGAAGCCATTGGAGATGCTGCGCAAAGGCGATGATGCCGATTCTGAGAGCTCGTCTGATGGACCCGATGAGAGTGACagtgaggtggaggtggtgcttTCCCTTGCCGACAAGAAGGCTCTGCTGAACTCGAAAGGCGTGACCAACAACGACGTTGTGAGAAAGCCAATCATTAAGGCTCCGGTAGAGCTCAAGTCACCTGTTGTTCCGCCTACTCGTCCATCGTCACCAGTCACAGTCACAGAGAAGCCAAAGGATGCTCGCAAGCCATCAACCACAAGCGACCTCATCGACTTCGCTCCGCTTCTGCCATCAACTGCAACTACGACCGCTCCACCAACGGCAACCACGTCTCGCCCCAAGCGCGACTACAACCTCCGAGGTGGTCCAACTACTACATGTACTCCAACCACCACGTCCCTCAGCATCACCAATCCCCCGCAAACTCCCCCGACCACAGCAAAGAAAACCACCAAAGTCTTCGTCCCCGCGGGAGAATCCCCAGACCACCACATCGCAGACATGAAAAAGCGTGAGCGCTCGACTCGCATAAAGCAACAACCATCCCGCACCCCATCTCCCACCCACCCACGACCCATCATCCCAAACACAACCAAGACTCTCATCACGAAATCGGGTCCAGTCGGCCTTCAAGCCTCGAAACATGCCCCTCCGCCCCCTCCtggctccatctcctccgatAGCAACAAGTCCTCCCCTTCTCCCGCGAAGCGCAACAAAGCAGGTTCGCGCATTCGTCGTCCTGCTACTTCTTCTGCTACTGCTACAAGTcctgcttcgccttctcctacAGTCGCCGCTGCCGTGAACGCGGGAGCTGGAGCGGAGAAGAAAGACAAATAG